One segment of Rosa chinensis cultivar Old Blush chromosome 6, RchiOBHm-V2, whole genome shotgun sequence DNA contains the following:
- the LOC112173987 gene encoding auxin-induced protein 22D, producing the protein MEGSVSYENYDEQLNFKATELRLGLPGSGMEESTASPPPNTKKRASPDQELVDEECRSSTTDDETPDFTSRPTKTQVVGWPPIRSNRKNVMQAYVKVSVDGAPYLRKIDIKVYKSYPELLKSLQDMFKLTIGSYSEREGYNGSEFAPTYQDKDGDWMLVGDVPWSMFASSCKRLRIMKGSEARGLACP; encoded by the exons ATGGAAGGGTCAGTGAGCTATGAAAACTATGACGAGCAGCTCAACTTCAAGGCAACTGAGCTCAGATTGGGATTGCCCGGAAGCGGGATGGAAGAATCAACTGCATCACCTCCTCCTAATACTAAGAAGAGGGCTTCACCGGATCAAGAGTTGGTGGATGAGGAGTGCAGGTCGTCTACTACCGACGATGAGACACCGGACTTTACTTCCCGTCCCACCAA GACACAAGTAGTTGGATGGCCTCCGATCAGATCTAACCGGAAAAACGTTATGCAAGCGTACGTGAAAGTAAGCGTAGACGGAGCTCCTTACCTGAGGAAGATTGATATCAAGGTTTACAAGAGCTACCCGGAACTCCTCAAGTCCTTACAGGACATGTTCAAGCTAACCATTGGTAGCTACTCAGAGAGAGAAGGCTACAATGGATCTGAATTTGCTCCTACTTATCAAGACAAAGATGGTGACTGGATGCTAGTTGGAGATGTGCCATGGAGTATGTTTGCGTCGTCCTGCAAAAGGCTGAGAATCATGAAAGGATCTGAAGCTAGAGGACTAGCTTGTCCCTGA
- the LOC112173986 gene encoding protein OSB2, chloroplastic, with the protein MALDRALHAATSTNFLTNPQIPSISPNTTTTTHNHLAFARRRFSFKCAVEYSRDHYSSSVQVPVAHPRPAEVQWKKELCNTVQLIGVVGLPVEIKHLPSGKVLAWTRLAVKKSATDTSWINLTFWDELAHVAFQHLEKGHQIYVSGRLISDAVETNEGKQQTYYKVVVQQLNFVEKSSPTANGGQDSDSFTPGRSSSHSFTKHTETTQELWQAFFANPVEWWDNRKTKRNSKYPDFKHKDTGEALWIEGRNNPPWVKSQLAILDTRMGTANDQDLKTHSNLFADDNFF; encoded by the exons ATGGCGTTAGACCGAGCACTACACGCAGCAACCTCCACAAACTTCCTCACAAACCCACAAATCCCCTCTATATCCCCAAACACAACGACCACCACCCACAACCACTTGGCCTTCGCGCGACGTCGTTTCAGCTTCAAATGCGCGGTGGAGTACAGCAGAGACCACTACAGCAGCAGCGTCCAAGTTCCGGTGGCGCATCCTAGACCGGCGGAGGTCCAGTGGAAGAAGGAGCTCTGTAATACGGTGCAACTCATCGGCGTCGTCGGTCTTCCCGTCGAAATTAAGCACCTTCCCTCCGGTAAAGTCCTCGCCTGGACCCGCCTCGCCGTCAAGAAATCCGCCACCGACACCTCATG GatcaatttgacattttgggACGAGCTAGCGCATGTTGCTTTTCAGCATTTAGAGAAAGGCCATCAGATATATGTTTCTGGAAGACTGATTTCAGATGCTGTTGAAACCAATGAGGGGAAACAGCAGACCTACTATAAG GTTGTTGTTCAGCAACTGAATTTTGTTGAAAAGAGCTCCCCAACGGCGAATGGTGGTCAGGACTCGGATTCCTTTACACCAG GCAGAAGTTCTAGCCACAGCTTTACAAAGCACACAGAAACCACACAAGAATTGTGGCAAGCATTCTTTGCTAATCCAGTAGAGTGGTGGGATAATAGGAAGACCAAG AGGAATTCAAAATATCCAGATTTTAAGCACAAAGACACTGGAGAAGCCTTGTGGATTGAAGGCCGGAACAATCCTCCATGGGTGAAGTCCCAACTTGCTATACTGGATACAAGAATGGGGACCGCTAATGATCAAGATCTTAAGACGCATTCAAACCTGTTTGCTGATGATAATTTTTTCTAA